From the genome of Culicoidibacter larvae, one region includes:
- a CDS encoding 2-hydroxyacid dehydrogenase, translating into MKVLCYGVRDVELPFFEKLNESFGFELKCIPELLNDETVHAADGCETVMLRGNCPADRKNLEIYKNYGVKYVLTRTVGYNHIDLDAAKELGLKVAYVPFYSPNAIGELALTLAMMLVRHTAYTVARTHEGNFIADNFMFSPEIRNSTVGIVGLGKIGLTTAKLFKGLGARVLSYDAFPKEGVDDIVEQVSFEQLIAESDVISLHCPYSAATGTVITADVISKMKKGAILVNTARGELHDVKAVIAALESGQLAGFGADVLEGEASFFYKDLQNSEIENADLKKLMDLYPRVLITPHIGSYTDEAVTNMVETSYENLQEFIETGSSKNQLA; encoded by the coding sequence ATGAAAGTATTGTGCTATGGGGTTCGCGATGTTGAATTACCATTCTTCGAGAAATTGAATGAAAGCTTTGGCTTTGAATTAAAATGCATTCCTGAATTGCTTAATGATGAGACTGTTCATGCGGCAGACGGTTGTGAAACGGTTATGTTACGCGGAAATTGCCCAGCAGATCGTAAGAATTTAGAAATCTATAAAAATTATGGGGTGAAATATGTTTTAACTCGTACTGTTGGTTACAATCATATTGACCTGGATGCTGCTAAAGAACTTGGCTTAAAAGTTGCTTACGTGCCATTCTATTCGCCGAATGCAATTGGTGAATTAGCATTAACTTTGGCAATGATGTTGGTGCGTCATACTGCCTATACAGTTGCGCGAACTCATGAAGGAAACTTCATTGCTGATAACTTTATGTTTAGCCCGGAAATCCGCAATTCAACAGTTGGGATTGTTGGTCTTGGTAAAATCGGTTTAACAACTGCTAAATTATTCAAAGGCCTTGGTGCTCGCGTATTGAGTTATGACGCATTCCCTAAAGAAGGCGTAGACGATATTGTTGAACAAGTAAGCTTTGAACAATTGATTGCTGAATCAGACGTTATTTCATTGCACTGTCCATATAGTGCGGCGACAGGAACAGTTATTACAGCGGATGTTATTAGTAAAATGAAAAAAGGCGCAATCTTAGTTAATACTGCACGTGGTGAACTGCACGATGTTAAAGCAGTAATCGCTGCTCTTGAAAGCGGTCAATTAGCTGGATTTGGTGCTGATGTCCTTGAAGGTGAAGCATCATTCTTCTACAAAGATTTACAGAACAGTGAAATTGAAAATGCTGATCTGAAAAAATTGATGGATCTTTATCCACGGGTATTAATTACACCGCATATCGGTTCTTACACGGATGAAGCGGTAACAAATATGGTGGAAACATCATACGAGAACTTACAGGAATTCATTGAAACCGGTAGTTCGAAAAATCAATTGGCATAA
- a CDS encoding TetR/AcrR family transcriptional regulator: MTKHELKKLETKQKIIEAFWTIYTKNGIEKTTIKEITALAKCNRSTFYAHFEDVYSLLEEIEDSLIPTIHELPPTKIKTEDELLLASETILDMYKKNAKYFTVLLGEKGDPRFQRKMKDTLKPLVKQMLISRGQKNDAALDYTVEYYLSGALGLMMYIFSQENAPDTEKVLSIIQNLQPIHPNLPFEN, encoded by the coding sequence ATGACTAAACATGAATTAAAAAAACTAGAAACTAAACAAAAAATAATTGAAGCATTCTGGACTATTTATACTAAAAATGGCATAGAGAAAACAACCATAAAAGAAATCACCGCTTTGGCAAAGTGCAATCGTTCAACATTCTATGCCCACTTTGAAGACGTTTATAGTCTATTAGAAGAGATAGAAGATTCATTAATACCAACCATTCATGAATTACCACCAACAAAAATAAAGACCGAAGATGAGCTGTTGCTTGCATCTGAGACAATCCTTGATATGTATAAAAAAAATGCTAAGTATTTCACGGTGTTGCTCGGGGAAAAAGGAGATCCAAGATTTCAAAGAAAGATGAAGGATACACTCAAACCGCTCGTCAAGCAAATGTTAATCAGCCGCGGTCAAAAGAACGATGCAGCACTTGACTATACTGTTGAATACTATTTATCCGGAGCGCTAGGGTTAATGATGTACATATTTTCTCAGGAAAATGCTCCTGATACTGAAAAAGTGCTTTCGATTATTCAGAACTTGCAACCTATTCATCCGAATCTTCCTTTCGAAAACTAA
- a CDS encoding ATP-binding cassette domain-containing protein, protein MLLKIRNLKKSYKISKDNEFIALKGIDVDFSSGELVSIIGESGSGKSTLMNLIGALDLDYTGEISVDDVDIKTMNSHQIDNYRKDKIGFVFQSFNLIPHYTVLENVTISCILAGIDKKERDERAKAILKKVGLENHLSKKPNQLSGGQMQRVAIARALINDPEILLADEPTGALDSETSEQILALIKSIADEGKLVIMVTHSQSVAAASDRVVRIADGLIVEDISKKEVQPEQWNNAKTQGHSKGKLSFFNSLKMAFKNMKEKKTRNLLVSFGSSIGIMSVVLMLSLGNGITNYMNNMMQEFVNPLVVEVTKPTESSQSSSSLAPDPSTFLNEKEVFTQSEISELSDIANVESVEYGFSTTSMNDNKIVYNDEEQVVTTIATVSQAMTNSSISSGTMPSGNEILIDEGTNEKYAESLVGKVITVEFKLNDTLITKELTVSGTYHSSNGSIANLSSAYVDYDLLTKLAQDNDISLEPNTIYLVAASEDDAQSVKQAVTDLGYSGSQSETIANIFNDMISTVTLVLAAVSGISLFVSAIMILVVLYISVVERTKEIGVLRSLGARKKDIRRIFTGEAFLIGLLTALIGVTSAFILQFVINTVVAQIIGYDVVAMTVQYIIIGVVMSVVVSTIAGLYPASRAAKVDPVIALKRD, encoded by the coding sequence ATGTTATTAAAAATCAGAAACTTAAAAAAATCATATAAAATATCAAAGGATAATGAATTTATTGCCCTTAAAGGAATTGATGTTGATTTTTCTTCGGGAGAATTAGTATCTATTATTGGAGAATCAGGCAGTGGTAAAAGTACATTAATGAATTTGATTGGTGCGCTTGACCTTGATTATACCGGAGAAATCAGTGTTGATGATGTGGATATCAAAACTATGAATAGTCATCAGATTGATAATTATCGAAAAGATAAAATCGGCTTTGTTTTTCAGTCATTTAATCTTATTCCGCACTATACGGTACTGGAAAATGTGACGATATCTTGCATATTGGCAGGTATAGACAAAAAAGAGCGTGATGAAAGAGCTAAAGCAATATTAAAAAAAGTCGGACTGGAAAATCATTTATCAAAAAAACCTAATCAGCTTTCGGGTGGTCAGATGCAGCGTGTTGCAATTGCCCGGGCACTTATCAATGACCCAGAAATACTTCTGGCTGATGAACCAACAGGCGCACTTGACTCGGAAACAAGCGAGCAAATATTGGCATTAATAAAGAGTATTGCAGATGAAGGCAAACTTGTTATTATGGTAACACATTCTCAAAGTGTTGCTGCCGCATCAGACCGGGTAGTTCGTATTGCGGATGGACTAATTGTTGAAGATATCAGCAAAAAAGAAGTTCAGCCGGAACAATGGAATAACGCAAAAACTCAAGGGCATTCAAAAGGAAAACTATCATTTTTCAATAGCTTAAAGATGGCATTTAAAAATATGAAAGAGAAGAAAACCAGAAACTTACTTGTTTCTTTTGGCTCATCTATTGGCATAATGAGTGTCGTCTTAATGCTCTCACTTGGAAATGGCATCACTAATTATATGAACAATATGATGCAGGAGTTTGTAAATCCATTAGTGGTTGAAGTAACTAAACCAACAGAATCAAGCCAGTCTTCCTCATCGCTGGCACCGGATCCTTCAACTTTTTTAAATGAAAAAGAAGTATTTACGCAAAGTGAAATTAGTGAACTCTCAGATATAGCGAATGTTGAGAGTGTTGAGTATGGCTTTAGCACGACCTCAATGAATGACAATAAAATCGTCTATAATGATGAAGAACAGGTTGTTACAACAATTGCTACAGTATCGCAGGCAATGACAAACAGCAGTATCAGTAGTGGAACAATGCCAAGTGGTAATGAAATATTAATTGACGAAGGTACAAATGAAAAGTATGCTGAATCACTGGTTGGCAAAGTTATAACAGTAGAGTTTAAACTCAATGACACCTTGATAACAAAAGAATTGACTGTGAGTGGAACATATCACTCAAGTAACGGAAGTATTGCTAATTTATCAAGTGCTTATGTTGACTATGACTTGCTCACTAAGCTGGCACAAGATAATGATATTTCCCTTGAACCGAACACAATATATTTGGTGGCAGCCAGTGAAGATGATGCTCAGTCAGTGAAGCAAGCAGTCACCGACCTTGGCTATAGCGGTTCGCAGTCAGAAACAATTGCCAACATATTTAATGATATGATAAGCACAGTTACTTTAGTATTGGCTGCTGTTTCCGGAATATCATTGTTTGTTTCGGCAATTATGATTTTAGTTGTTTTGTATATTAGTGTTGTAGAACGGACCAAAGAAATCGGTGTTCTCAGATCACTTGGTGCCCGAAAAAAAGATATCCGAAGAATTTTTACCGGTGAGGCCTTTTTGATTGGTTTACTTACCGCGTTAATCGGAGTTACCTCAGCCTTTATTCTGCAATTTGTGATTAATACGGTTGTTGCTCAAATTATTGGCTATGATGTGGTGGCAATGACTGTGCAATATATAATAATTGGCGTTGTTATGAGTGTGGTTGTCAGCACAATTGCCGGCCTGTATCCTGCATCGCGAGCTGCAAAAGTTGATCCGGTAATCGCCTTAAAAAGAGACTAA
- a CDS encoding dicarboxylate/amino acid:cation symporter: MKKMSFTKKTMIALIAGLLVGIGVILLREQLTASGNENIWQTINSILFADITAEGNNQAIGIFYIIGQLFVRALQLVLIPLIFTSIVKAIQHIHDTSMLNKLAKKTFVNFILLSGLALALGTLVGFTAYQLGIFHFTAPSDLTTVSDATTGGNPLNVVLNLIQPNLLATFTSNGSILAVVVLAILIGIGIQTLGSKISILPKLNNEVHDLSMKFLNFVITKVGPIAIFTLLVRTFASYGVQYLQPAIIYMILTVAALFVFALVIMPLVLLFIPKLSPIPYLKKIYKVAVFGFSTSSSAATLPLNMETTSNDLGVDESLVSFVTPLATTLNMTGTAIMQVIATFFIASVAGYSVGGIEIMAIIALAFVGSISTPAAPGAGAILLFTIISGLGFTNPAALAAYTFILAINRPVEMLVTAVNVLDDSISALCIGKSMNMLDESVYNNMEKDLQEENLSVATVIDAVE, encoded by the coding sequence ATGAAAAAAATGTCTTTTACTAAAAAAACCATGATTGCACTTATTGCCGGCTTATTAGTCGGTATCGGCGTCATTCTCTTGCGCGAACAACTCACCGCAAGCGGTAATGAAAATATCTGGCAAACAATCAACAGCATCCTCTTTGCCGATATTACTGCTGAAGGCAACAATCAAGCCATCGGCATCTTCTACATCATCGGTCAATTATTTGTCCGCGCTTTGCAGCTGGTACTGATTCCGTTAATTTTCACTTCGATTGTGAAGGCGATTCAGCATATTCATGATACCTCAATGTTAAATAAATTAGCAAAGAAAACTTTTGTCAATTTCATCCTGCTATCAGGCTTGGCATTAGCACTTGGTACTCTAGTTGGCTTCACCGCTTATCAATTGGGCATCTTCCACTTTACTGCTCCGAGTGACTTAACAACGGTCAGTGATGCAACAACCGGTGGCAATCCGCTAAATGTTGTTCTTAACTTGATTCAGCCAAACTTGTTAGCAACCTTTACTAGCAATGGCTCAATTCTAGCAGTTGTTGTGTTGGCAATTTTAATCGGTATTGGTATTCAAACTTTAGGCAGCAAAATTTCAATCCTGCCAAAACTTAACAATGAAGTGCATGACTTATCGATGAAGTTCCTCAACTTTGTTATCACTAAAGTCGGGCCAATTGCTATTTTTACCTTACTGGTGCGAACCTTTGCATCATACGGTGTTCAATACTTGCAACCGGCAATTATCTACATGATTCTGACAGTTGCAGCGCTCTTTGTCTTCGCACTTGTCATCATGCCATTAGTATTGCTCTTCATTCCTAAACTATCCCCAATCCCTTACCTAAAGAAAATCTACAAAGTTGCTGTTTTCGGCTTCTCAACCTCATCATCAGCAGCAACCTTGCCATTGAACATGGAAACCACAAGCAATGACCTCGGCGTCGATGAAAGTCTGGTCTCATTCGTGACACCACTGGCAACAACCCTCAACATGACCGGCACTGCCATCATGCAAGTCATCGCCACCTTCTTCATTGCCAGCGTCGCCGGCTACTCAGTTGGCGGTATCGAGATTATGGCTATCATCGCCCTCGCCTTTGTCGGCTCAATCAGCACCCCGGCAGCACCCGGTGCCGGCGCCATCCTGCTCTTCACCATCATCAGCGGCCTTGGTTTCACCAACCCGGCCGCGCTGGCAGCCTACACCTTTATTCTGGCAATTAACCGCCCGGTTGAGATGCTGGTAACTGCGGTGAATGTCCTTGACGACAGCATCAGCGCCCTGTGCATTGGTAAATCGATGAATATGCTCGACGAGTCAGTATATAATAACATGGAAAAGGATTTACAAGAAGAAAACCTAAGTGTAGCGACAGTTATTGACGCTGTTGAGTAA
- a CDS encoding Cof-type HAD-IIB family hydrolase, whose protein sequence is MHAKYKIAFFDIDGTLVDSYASGDTMFEKIPQSAKDAIRKLEANGIITAIATGRGKAIIQELVDALGMHSYISSNGQSLVFHGEEIHKEFVAEEKITMILDALHERIESGEVIIGYETPSGRIIADRQLSDFDKRFDKYPQINGSLNDYKHHDVYQVAIYCQDRDSISIDVPGVSAKVVAPVVLNVIPEHVSKAYAIEKMLAELGIDKSEAIAFGDELNDLEMFGAVGLPIAMGNAVPELKAAAAYVTDDVDKDGIYNACVHFNLI, encoded by the coding sequence ATGCATGCCAAATATAAAATTGCCTTTTTTGATATTGATGGTACTTTAGTTGATAGTTATGCCAGTGGCGATACTATGTTTGAGAAGATTCCGCAGTCTGCTAAAGATGCGATTCGTAAACTTGAAGCTAATGGTATTATTACCGCAATTGCCACCGGACGCGGTAAGGCAATTATTCAAGAATTGGTTGATGCTCTAGGGATGCACAGTTACATTTCTTCTAATGGGCAGAGTTTAGTTTTTCATGGCGAGGAAATCCACAAGGAGTTCGTCGCTGAGGAGAAAATTACGATGATTCTTGATGCTTTGCACGAGCGAATTGAAAGCGGCGAGGTTATTATTGGTTACGAAACCCCAAGCGGACGGATCATTGCTGACCGGCAGTTGTCTGATTTCGATAAACGTTTTGATAAATATCCGCAGATCAATGGTTCCTTGAATGATTACAAGCACCATGATGTTTACCAGGTTGCGATTTATTGTCAAGATCGCGATAGTATTTCAATTGATGTGCCCGGAGTGAGCGCCAAGGTGGTTGCTCCGGTGGTTTTGAATGTTATCCCCGAACATGTTTCCAAGGCTTATGCCATTGAGAAGATGCTGGCGGAACTTGGCATTGATAAGTCTGAGGCAATTGCTTTTGGCGATGAGCTGAATGATTTGGAGATGTTTGGCGCGGTCGGTTTGCCAATTGCGATGGGCAATGCGGTGCCGGAGCTGAAAGCGGCGGCGGCTTATGTGACTGATGATGTGGACAAAGACGGCATTTATAATGCTTGTGTTCATTTCAATCTTATCTAG
- a CDS encoding pentapeptide repeat-containing protein, which yields MAAKIQAPKIQEQLTEINFFNYDDNYFNKCQLSNITIADAIDERLNFDEVIFEKVTFENVTFSELKLSDVLFENCIFINCDFSEVIAHRVLISKSKLVGANFGSSFLRNFQVSDSNLQMCAFSYADIKGARFTNCNFKSSDFFESKFDGVQFYECDLYEVDFHGTSLDGVDLTTCQFQKLVVSPESLSGCIVLPDQALAFAKIFGLVVSDTPNYE from the coding sequence ATGGCAGCAAAAATTCAGGCTCCAAAAATCCAAGAACAACTAACTGAAATCAATTTTTTTAACTATGACGACAACTATTTCAACAAGTGTCAGCTAAGTAATATTACAATTGCTGATGCAATTGATGAACGTCTCAACTTTGATGAGGTGATTTTTGAAAAAGTAACGTTCGAAAACGTGACTTTTTCCGAGCTTAAACTTAGTGATGTCTTATTTGAAAATTGTATTTTTATTAACTGCGATTTTTCCGAAGTAATCGCCCATCGGGTATTGATTAGCAAGTCAAAATTGGTTGGCGCTAATTTTGGTTCAAGTTTTTTACGCAATTTCCAGGTGAGTGATTCCAATTTGCAGATGTGTGCGTTTAGTTATGCCGATATTAAAGGCGCGCGCTTTACTAATTGTAATTTTAAGAGCAGCGATTTTTTTGAGAGCAAGTTCGATGGCGTTCAGTTCTATGAATGCGATTTATATGAGGTTGATTTTCACGGAACCTCACTTGATGGTGTAGACCTGACAACTTGCCAATTTCAAAAGCTTGTGGTTTCTCCCGAAAGTTTAAGCGGCTGTATTGTTTTACCGGACCAAGCTTTGGCATTTGCTAAAATATTTGGTTTGGTTGTTTCAGATACACCAAATTATGAGTAA
- a CDS encoding GNAT family N-acetyltransferase, translating into MIEYREATMADLDLLVRLRLGFLDLVADSGKATNELEQNIRNYFRKNLADENCVAILVTMDNALIATGTVFFYESVPSYDNNSGLNAYITSMFVEPVHTHQGIARSVLDRLIKKAKERGCGYVQLATTAQGQPLYTKYGFEKSDTFMSLKLK; encoded by the coding sequence ATGATTGAATATCGTGAAGCAACAATGGCGGATTTAGATTTGCTGGTCCGCTTACGACTTGGGTTTCTGGATTTAGTTGCTGATAGTGGCAAAGCAACAAATGAATTGGAACAAAATATTAGAAATTATTTTCGCAAGAACCTGGCTGACGAAAACTGTGTGGCAATATTGGTAACAATGGATAATGCACTCATTGCAACCGGAACAGTTTTCTTCTACGAAAGTGTGCCAAGCTATGACAACAATAGCGGCCTGAACGCATATATTACAAGCATGTTCGTAGAACCGGTTCATACCCATCAAGGCATAGCCCGCTCAGTATTGGATCGCCTGATTAAAAAAGCTAAAGAACGCGGTTGTGGGTATGTGCAATTGGCGACGACAGCACAAGGCCAACCATTGTATACTAAATATGGTTTTGAAAAATCTGACACCTTTATGAGCCTGAAATTAAAATAA
- a CDS encoding HAD family hydrolase, giving the protein MKKYLICSDIDGTLMQSNHTIGEATLAKIHQLQADGHIFAVATGRMPVAAHEVAQSVGPLTNVIGSNGAYLATPEEEIIEVRLGREAAVIAYDILKKYDIPFFFFARKGIYYNQLSPKRFEPADRDRVYIKDDTAEIICVEDRDVFLQHADEYMNAVAISEDNLPALEQARAELKQVASIHIESSRFNNIEVIPLHVNKGETVKRLAAYHNIPIENTIAFGDGENDISMLQAAGIGVAMGNAEDAIKAIADVVTASNDEEGIVQFLDSINL; this is encoded by the coding sequence ATGAAGAAATACTTAATCTGCAGTGACATTGATGGTACACTTATGCAGTCTAATCATACAATTGGTGAAGCAACTTTGGCAAAAATTCATCAGTTACAGGCTGATGGTCACATTTTTGCCGTTGCGACCGGGCGCATGCCGGTCGCTGCTCACGAAGTGGCGCAATCAGTTGGGCCGCTGACAAATGTTATCGGCAGCAATGGCGCTTATCTGGCAACACCCGAGGAAGAAATTATCGAGGTGCGTCTCGGCCGCGAAGCTGCAGTAATTGCTTATGATATCTTGAAGAAGTATGATATTCCCTTCTTTTTCTTTGCCCGCAAAGGTATTTACTACAATCAGTTGTCGCCAAAACGCTTTGAGCCGGCTGACCGTGACCGGGTGTATATAAAGGATGACACTGCTGAAATTATTTGTGTTGAAGACCGAGATGTCTTTTTACAACATGCTGACGAATACATGAATGCAGTTGCTATTTCCGAAGATAATTTACCGGCATTAGAACAAGCTCGTGCTGAACTCAAGCAAGTTGCTTCAATACATATTGAGTCATCACGTTTTAACAATATCGAAGTTATTCCTTTACATGTTAATAAGGGTGAAACAGTAAAACGACTTGCTGCTTATCACAATATTCCAATTGAAAACACGATTGCTTTCGGCGATGGCGAAAATGATATTTCAATGTTGCAAGCAGCCGGCATTGGTGTCGCAATGGGCAATGCTGAAGATGCAATTAAGGCAATAGCTGATGTGGTTACTGCAAGCAATGATGAAGAGGGTATCGTTCAATTCTTAGATTCGATAAATTTATAA
- a CDS encoding SemiSWEET transporter has translation MQFLGYIAAVCTTISFLPQAIKTVKEKDTSSISLGMYSFFTFGVFCWAIYGIYIGDISIILANVITFIFAAIILAMKLKYK, from the coding sequence ATGCAGTTTTTAGGATATATTGCTGCGGTTTGTACAACGATTTCGTTTCTGCCGCAAGCAATTAAAACCGTAAAAGAAAAAGATACCAGCAGTATTTCGCTGGGCATGTATTCGTTCTTTACATTTGGCGTGTTCTGCTGGGCCATTTATGGCATCTATATTGGGGACATCTCGATTATTCTAGCAAATGTAATCACCTTTATATTTGCCGCGATTATTTTAGCAATGAAGTTGAAATATAAATAG
- the gpmA gene encoding 2,3-diphosphoglycerate-dependent phosphoglycerate mutase, whose protein sequence is MRLVMIRHGQSEWNKLNLFTGWTDVDLSEEGVAEARAAGKLLKEKGFAFDVAYTSVLTRANHTLNLVLAEMEELWVPVYKSWRLNERHYGALQGLNKEETAEKYGADQVHIWRRSYDVLPPLLEEDDPRQSKFDRRYQMLDTSTLPSGENLKVTLERVLPYWEDEIAPSLKAGKEVVIAAHGNSLRALAKHLEGISDDDIMDLEIPTGKPLVYELDDNFKVLNKYYL, encoded by the coding sequence ATGAGATTAGTTATGATTCGTCATGGACAAAGTGAATGGAATAAGTTGAATTTATTTACCGGCTGGACCGATGTTGATTTATCTGAAGAGGGTGTAGCTGAAGCACGAGCTGCCGGAAAACTGTTGAAAGAAAAAGGGTTTGCCTTTGATGTTGCTTATACATCGGTGTTAACGCGAGCAAATCATACTTTGAATTTAGTGCTTGCAGAGATGGAGGAGTTGTGGGTGCCAGTGTACAAATCTTGGCGTTTGAATGAGCGTCATTATGGAGCATTGCAAGGTTTAAATAAGGAAGAAACAGCAGAGAAATATGGTGCCGATCAGGTTCATATCTGGCGTCGTAGTTATGATGTGCTGCCGCCATTGCTTGAAGAAGATGATCCGCGTCAGTCTAAGTTCGACCGCCGCTATCAAATGTTAGATACAAGCACATTACCAAGCGGTGAAAATTTGAAAGTGACTTTAGAACGGGTGCTGCCATATTGGGAGGATGAGATTGCCCCAAGTTTAAAGGCGGGAAAAGAAGTCGTTATTGCAGCTCATGGTAATAGCTTGCGTGCTTTGGCTAAACACCTTGAGGGAATCAGTGATGATGACATCATGGATTTAGAAATTCCGACCGGTAAACCACTGGTTTATGAATTGGATGATAATTTTAAAGTACTGAATAAATACTATTTGTAA